One segment of Desmodus rotundus isolate HL8 chromosome 6, HLdesRot8A.1, whole genome shotgun sequence DNA contains the following:
- the ANKEF1 gene encoding ankyrin repeat and EF-hand domain-containing protein 1 isoform X1 produces the protein MGEILFKYLFWTTKVFSRSWSSMALADQRLENLQIYKLLQCVRNKDKKQIEKLVKLGYPELINFTEPVEGLSALHLASVSNDIDMVSFLLGLGAHPDVQDRMGCTPTMRAAELGHELSMEILAKAKADMTKVDSEGKGILFHCILPTKRHHRCALIALEHGADVNNSSYEGIPIFLRACEEAHDVKEMCLTFLDRGANPNAINSATGRTALMEASREGVVELVRGILERGGEVNAFDNERHHAAHFAAKGGFFDILKLLFAYNGDVGLIAMNGNTPLHYAAMGGFADCCRYIAQRGCDLKWKNLQHKTPRTVAKEGGFKAASKEIRRAERIANKLARPGAKDPNPLWALRLHDWSIEHETFLRGAFSYVDRGDGTVSKEDFVMVLEERQELVSPEQLFSIAQLHEQLRGGGVNINDFFKGTRYLQKSYVLGSYGPKKKKKGIAKKTKKGKFVLPLPICVIPDEAFPRRIDGGPPYYMIETYKNVTDCSRFNRDHPPEHPIQDDSAWYIDDSEKAFSNINFLTKAGDLASLKKAFESGIPVDMKDNYYKTPLMTACASGNIEVVKFLLERGANVNATDNFLWTPLHFACHAGQQDIVELLVKSGAVVDAVSLNNSTPLSRAIESCRLDTVKYLLDIGAKFQLENRKGHTAMDIAKAYADYRIIDLIKEKLDNLPKPAENQKLKGKPPLKVKTEGTEIKKEEEPLSPIYTVPAILEEKKMRKGNVVHLNSLITSGYTKKVDITFIPRRTWSPEATTAELIRKRELRRERFTYEVDFEDFMMPFQKNITEKARALEAAFKN, from the exons TATTTGTTTTGGACCACAAAGGTATTTTCAAGAAGCTGGTCAAGTATGGCTTTAGCAGATCAGAGGCTTGAGAACCTGCAAATCTACAAACTTCTTCAGTGTGTTCGGAACAAAGACAAGAAGCAGATAGAGAAGCTCGTCAAACTTGGTTACCCTGAACTGATCAATTTCACGGAACCTGTGGAGGGACTCAGCGCTCTGCACTTAGCCTCAGTCTCCAATGACATTGATATGGTCAGCTTTCTCCTCGGCCTTGGTGCTCACCCTGATGTGCAAGATCGAATGGGCTGTACTCCGACCATGAGGGCTGCAGAACTGGGCCATGAATTGTCCATGGAAATACTAGCCAAGGCAAAGGCAGATATGACTAAAGTTGATAGCGaaggaaaag GTATTTTGTTTCACTGCATTTTACCTACTAAGAGGCATCATCGCTGTGCATTGATTGCCCTGGAACACGGTGCGGATGTCAACAATTCCTCCTATGAAGGAATCCCAATATTCCTTAGAGCTTGCGAAGAAGCACATGATGTTAAAGAAATGTGCCTGACTTTTTTGGACAGAGGAGCCAATCCAAATGCTATCAACTCA GCCACAGGTCGCACAGCTTTGATGGAAGCGTCCAGAGAGGGAGTGGTGGAACTAGTTCGAGGGATATTGGAACGAGGAGGTGAAGTGAATGCATTTGATAATGAGAGACATCACGCCGCACATTTTGCTGCCAAAGGAGGCTTTTTTGAT ATACTGAAGCTTCTTTTTGCCTACAACGGAGACGTGGGGCTGATTGCAATGAATGGGAACACACCACTTCATTATGCTGCAATGGGTGGTTTTGCAGATTGCTGTAGATACATAGCTCAGCGAG GGTGTGACCTGAAATGGAAGAATTTACAACATAAAACACCCAGGACTGTGGCTAAGGAAGGTGGCTTCAAAGCAGCAAGCAAAGAAATAAGGCGGGCAGAGCGAATTGCTAATAAACTGGCCCGGCCAGGAGCCAAAGACCCTAACCCACTCTGGGCCCTTCGACTTCACGATTGGTCGATAGAACATGAGACTTTCCTTCGGGGAGCTTTTTCGTATGTGGACAGGGGGGATGGGACAGTCAGCAAGGAAGACTTTGTGATGGTGCTGGAAGAGAGGCAAGAGTTAGTCAGCCCAGAGCAGCTGTTTTCCATCGCTCAACTTCATGAACAATTGCGGGGAGGAGGGGTCAACATTAATGATTTCTTTAAGGGAACCAGATACTTACAGAAGTCTTATGTCTTGGGATCCTATGggcctaaaaaaaagaaaaaaggaatagccaaaaagacaaaaaaaggcaAGTTCGTTTTACCTCTCCCAATCTGCGTCATTCCTGATGAGGCCTTTCCACGCCGGATTGATGGTGGGCCACCATATTACATGATTGAAACCTACAAGAATGTAACTGATTGCAGTCGGTTTAATCGGGATCATCCACCAGAACATCCCATTCAGGATGACTCTGCTTGGTACATTGATGATTCAGAGAaagcattttcaaatattaattttctcacCAAGGCAGGAGACCTAGCTTCTCTGAAAAAGGCATTTGAATCAGGAATACCTGTGGATATGAAGGATAATTATTACAAAACACCACTAATGACTGCTTGTGCAAGTGGAAACATAGAGGTGGTCAAGTTTCTTCTTGAAAGAGG GGCTAACGTTAATGCTACAGATAATTTTCTGTGGACTCCGCTCCATTTTGCATGCCATGCAGGCCAACAAGATATTGTTGAGCTTCTTGTTAAATCTGGAGCCGTGGTAGATGCAGTTTCACTCAACAACTCAACTCCTTTAAGTAGAGCCATTGAGAGCTGTAGACTGGATACTGTCAAATACCTACTTGATATTGGTGCTAAATTCCAGTTGGAAAATAGAAAAG GGCACACTGCCATGGATATTGCAAAGGCATATGCTGACTATAGAATAATTGATTTGATTAAAGAAAAGCTAGATAATTTGCCAAAACCAGCAGAAAACCAAAAACTGAAAGGCAAGCCACCTCTTAAAGTGAAAACTGAAGGCACTGAAATTAAGAAAGAAGAG GAACCACTTTCACCAATTTATACTGTACCAGCCAtattggaggaaaagaaaatgcgTAAGGGTAATGTGGTTCATCTCAATTCATTGATTACCAGTGGTTACACCAAGAAAGTAGATATCACATTTATTCCACGGAGG ACCTGGAGTCCTGAAGCCACAACGGCAGAGCTGATCAGAAAGAGGGAGCTGCGGAGGGAGAGGTTCACTTATGAGGTGGACTTTGAAGACTTCATGATGCCCTTTCAGAAGAACATCACAGAGAAAGCTCGAGCATTGGAAGCTGCTTTCAAGAACTAA
- the ANKEF1 gene encoding ankyrin repeat and EF-hand domain-containing protein 1 isoform X2 — translation MALADQRLENLQIYKLLQCVRNKDKKQIEKLVKLGYPELINFTEPVEGLSALHLASVSNDIDMVSFLLGLGAHPDVQDRMGCTPTMRAAELGHELSMEILAKAKADMTKVDSEGKGILFHCILPTKRHHRCALIALEHGADVNNSSYEGIPIFLRACEEAHDVKEMCLTFLDRGANPNAINSATGRTALMEASREGVVELVRGILERGGEVNAFDNERHHAAHFAAKGGFFDILKLLFAYNGDVGLIAMNGNTPLHYAAMGGFADCCRYIAQRGCDLKWKNLQHKTPRTVAKEGGFKAASKEIRRAERIANKLARPGAKDPNPLWALRLHDWSIEHETFLRGAFSYVDRGDGTVSKEDFVMVLEERQELVSPEQLFSIAQLHEQLRGGGVNINDFFKGTRYLQKSYVLGSYGPKKKKKGIAKKTKKGKFVLPLPICVIPDEAFPRRIDGGPPYYMIETYKNVTDCSRFNRDHPPEHPIQDDSAWYIDDSEKAFSNINFLTKAGDLASLKKAFESGIPVDMKDNYYKTPLMTACASGNIEVVKFLLERGANVNATDNFLWTPLHFACHAGQQDIVELLVKSGAVVDAVSLNNSTPLSRAIESCRLDTVKYLLDIGAKFQLENRKGHTAMDIAKAYADYRIIDLIKEKLDNLPKPAENQKLKGKPPLKVKTEGTEIKKEEEPLSPIYTVPAILEEKKMRKGNVVHLNSLITSGYTKKVDITFIPRRTWSPEATTAELIRKRELRRERFTYEVDFEDFMMPFQKNITEKARALEAAFKN, via the exons ATGGCTTTAGCAGATCAGAGGCTTGAGAACCTGCAAATCTACAAACTTCTTCAGTGTGTTCGGAACAAAGACAAGAAGCAGATAGAGAAGCTCGTCAAACTTGGTTACCCTGAACTGATCAATTTCACGGAACCTGTGGAGGGACTCAGCGCTCTGCACTTAGCCTCAGTCTCCAATGACATTGATATGGTCAGCTTTCTCCTCGGCCTTGGTGCTCACCCTGATGTGCAAGATCGAATGGGCTGTACTCCGACCATGAGGGCTGCAGAACTGGGCCATGAATTGTCCATGGAAATACTAGCCAAGGCAAAGGCAGATATGACTAAAGTTGATAGCGaaggaaaag GTATTTTGTTTCACTGCATTTTACCTACTAAGAGGCATCATCGCTGTGCATTGATTGCCCTGGAACACGGTGCGGATGTCAACAATTCCTCCTATGAAGGAATCCCAATATTCCTTAGAGCTTGCGAAGAAGCACATGATGTTAAAGAAATGTGCCTGACTTTTTTGGACAGAGGAGCCAATCCAAATGCTATCAACTCA GCCACAGGTCGCACAGCTTTGATGGAAGCGTCCAGAGAGGGAGTGGTGGAACTAGTTCGAGGGATATTGGAACGAGGAGGTGAAGTGAATGCATTTGATAATGAGAGACATCACGCCGCACATTTTGCTGCCAAAGGAGGCTTTTTTGAT ATACTGAAGCTTCTTTTTGCCTACAACGGAGACGTGGGGCTGATTGCAATGAATGGGAACACACCACTTCATTATGCTGCAATGGGTGGTTTTGCAGATTGCTGTAGATACATAGCTCAGCGAG GGTGTGACCTGAAATGGAAGAATTTACAACATAAAACACCCAGGACTGTGGCTAAGGAAGGTGGCTTCAAAGCAGCAAGCAAAGAAATAAGGCGGGCAGAGCGAATTGCTAATAAACTGGCCCGGCCAGGAGCCAAAGACCCTAACCCACTCTGGGCCCTTCGACTTCACGATTGGTCGATAGAACATGAGACTTTCCTTCGGGGAGCTTTTTCGTATGTGGACAGGGGGGATGGGACAGTCAGCAAGGAAGACTTTGTGATGGTGCTGGAAGAGAGGCAAGAGTTAGTCAGCCCAGAGCAGCTGTTTTCCATCGCTCAACTTCATGAACAATTGCGGGGAGGAGGGGTCAACATTAATGATTTCTTTAAGGGAACCAGATACTTACAGAAGTCTTATGTCTTGGGATCCTATGggcctaaaaaaaagaaaaaaggaatagccaaaaagacaaaaaaaggcaAGTTCGTTTTACCTCTCCCAATCTGCGTCATTCCTGATGAGGCCTTTCCACGCCGGATTGATGGTGGGCCACCATATTACATGATTGAAACCTACAAGAATGTAACTGATTGCAGTCGGTTTAATCGGGATCATCCACCAGAACATCCCATTCAGGATGACTCTGCTTGGTACATTGATGATTCAGAGAaagcattttcaaatattaattttctcacCAAGGCAGGAGACCTAGCTTCTCTGAAAAAGGCATTTGAATCAGGAATACCTGTGGATATGAAGGATAATTATTACAAAACACCACTAATGACTGCTTGTGCAAGTGGAAACATAGAGGTGGTCAAGTTTCTTCTTGAAAGAGG GGCTAACGTTAATGCTACAGATAATTTTCTGTGGACTCCGCTCCATTTTGCATGCCATGCAGGCCAACAAGATATTGTTGAGCTTCTTGTTAAATCTGGAGCCGTGGTAGATGCAGTTTCACTCAACAACTCAACTCCTTTAAGTAGAGCCATTGAGAGCTGTAGACTGGATACTGTCAAATACCTACTTGATATTGGTGCTAAATTCCAGTTGGAAAATAGAAAAG GGCACACTGCCATGGATATTGCAAAGGCATATGCTGACTATAGAATAATTGATTTGATTAAAGAAAAGCTAGATAATTTGCCAAAACCAGCAGAAAACCAAAAACTGAAAGGCAAGCCACCTCTTAAAGTGAAAACTGAAGGCACTGAAATTAAGAAAGAAGAG GAACCACTTTCACCAATTTATACTGTACCAGCCAtattggaggaaaagaaaatgcgTAAGGGTAATGTGGTTCATCTCAATTCATTGATTACCAGTGGTTACACCAAGAAAGTAGATATCACATTTATTCCACGGAGG ACCTGGAGTCCTGAAGCCACAACGGCAGAGCTGATCAGAAAGAGGGAGCTGCGGAGGGAGAGGTTCACTTATGAGGTGGACTTTGAAGACTTCATGATGCCCTTTCAGAAGAACATCACAGAGAAAGCTCGAGCATTGGAAGCTGCTTTCAAGAACTAA